The following is a genomic window from Ictalurus furcatus strain D&B chromosome 14, Billie_1.0, whole genome shotgun sequence.
ACTCAATTAAACTATGAATGTGTATCTGCGTTGTgttgtaaatgtatatatgtgacAGTGATTGTTTTCAATAATATTGCAATTGATATCATGAATTGTAATTAGCAGACGTGTTTCATTTACATGACTCTGCAGAAAAGCCCGTGAGAGAAATGTCACTTATGTCAAAACACTTGTCAACCTTTTGTGGAGTCTAATATTATAGCTAAAATACAAGCTGAAACCTCTTCCATGGGAATGTTGGTACAATCACACTATACTGTTTGGCCTGTGCACTTGttacaaatgagataaaaacatgcTCAGTCAcagtttgaatgaaaatttGGATGAAACTACAACAGGAACTATGGTGATGTATtggttatacagtataaatcaAATGATCTCCTTAACAAATGTACCCATCTTGCAAGTTTCTGTGCTTCATTAGAATTGTACTTGTAGGTTTTCACAGCTTCTTGACCATCTTGTCATAATCATTTTTACCTCTTACTTTAAGATCCACTTGGCCAGCTGTCTCCATTCCGTTTCAATCTCAGAATGAATTTCAGAGTAAATTGAATGCGTGAACATTTGATAATCATCATAAGAATTTATTCCAATTCATGCATGATCTTGTTGTAAATCCTGTtaattttatgctttttaaaaaccccAGACTTGCACTGTAAAATACTGGTGTGTTTCACAGTTATCAGGTCAAGCATACCTGTCTCGTTTTCGCCGAGGTCTCGATGAAAGGAATTCCATAGCTACGTGCTAAATCCTGAGCCTGCTTGGTATCCACTGTGCGGGATGGCAGGTCACACTTATTTCCCACCAGCACCATGGGGACATCCTCGGAGTCTTTCACTCTCTTAATTTGCTCTCTGCAAAACCACATAAACATACAAGATGATGGCGAAACAAAGCAACGCAGGAAGAatcaaaataaatttaaacattttctctcAATATCCATGCTGAAGAGATAAACTCAATCTCTATTATACATAACAGCCCTCACCTGTAGTGGTGAATGTCCTCAAAAGACTTGGTGTTATTAATGGCAAAGACACAGAGGAAGCCCTCTCCTGTCCTCATGTACTGATCTCTCATGGCGCTGTACTCCTCCTGACCTGCTGTGTCCAGAATGTCTAACAGACATGTCTCCCCATCAATCACCACCTGCTTCCTGTACGAGTCCTACACAAGTATGACATCAGCCCATGTCATTATATGCCAATGGCTACATCAACATAGCGTAGTCAGTCAAACATATAGATGCGTGTTAGACATCTACCATCTCAACCCCACACTGACTAACACTAATACCTTTACAGTATGGTTGTTACAGTTTCAGGGTTTGTCACAGTGTATAATCAGATGCTTACCTCACtactgactttttaaaaatacacttcTGCCTGTTACCATCTGCCCATTCAtttagtccccccccccccttttcctttttttttttttttaaaccagagcAAGTTCCTTACTCCAATAGTTCCTATTTGTGTCTGACTGCGAGTCCCAAAAATTTCACAACGCCCTCCCTCTGGACTCGCCCTAAATCACACTACAGCAACCTCAGTTTCTCAGAGCAGGGGAAGCAACTGCATTGAAAACATTTTGGCTGTGTAATCCTTTACCACTGTAAACAAGCTGCATTGCTACCTCTGCATCAGTGTAATAAATACAGACAATGTTGGCAATtttatggagggaaaaaaactcaaaaatatctttctaaaaaaagaagcagaattAGGGGATTCGTTTTTTGTGTctatttttggtttttattttatatatatatatatatatatatatatatatatatatatatatatatatatatatatatatatatacacacacacacacaaggatatGCAACTATTTTGTCatacatttttccttttatttaaattcacaCACAAGAAAATTGTCAGTTAATAGTGTGATACCAGGATATTTTTAGGCTAGGTTATCACACTCTTGAAATTTCAAACCATAACACAGTATTATACAGTGATCTCAATGACGGTATGTAAGATCACATGGTCCCTGTGTGCCATTAAACCTAATTTCATCATCCAGAAAACAGCAAGCTGTCATCCtataattatttaatcaaaAGTCAGCACAGACACATGTGCATACTGTAACCATGATAGGCCCAGACAAGGAAGTTAGCAGCCAGTGCCTGAAACCAGAAAAACCAGCTTGCATTGTCTCTCTTACAcaccacttttctttttttcactttagaCTTTTCACACCTTTGCAATGATTGACAGTGGGCACACTAATCACTGATACATTCCCTCATAGAGACAAAATCATACACAATTTACCTCTATAGTAGGGTCATATTCATCTACAAAGTGGTTCTGGATGAGCTGGATGGTGAGAGCGCTTTTTCCAACACCTCCAGCTCCAACCACCACCAGCTTATATTCGGTCATTCTTCACCTGGAGGGAACACAGCACAAAAGAAAACTAGTCAACAActtttcacatttacacacacatcataattCTTAGATAATTAAAAATCCCACCCTTTCCCAAAGTCAGTTGTCGAAGTTAAGTGCAGATGGGAGAAAATAAGCATTTAACACAACTAAACCTACAAGGCATGCCACTATGATACTCTCTGCTTATATA
Proteins encoded in this region:
- the kras gene encoding GTPase KRas isoform X1, whose translation is MTEYKLVVVGAGGVGKSALTIQLIQNHFVDEYDPTIEDSYRKQVVIDGETCLLDILDTAGQEEYSAMRDQYMRTGEGFLCVFAINNTKSFEDIHHYREQIKRVKDSEDVPMVLVGNKCDLPSRTVDTKQAQDLARSYGIPFIETSAKTRQRVEDAFYTLVREIRQYRLKKLSKEEKTPSCIKLKKCVVM
- the kras gene encoding GTPase KRas isoform X2; translated protein: MTEYKLVVVGAGGVGKSALTIQLIQNHFVDEYDPTIEDSYRKQVVIDGETCLLDILDTAGQEEYSAMRDQYMRTGEGFLCVFAINNTKSFEDIHHYREQIKRVKDSEDVPMVLVGNKCDLPSRTVDTKQAQDLARSYGIPFIETSAKTRQGVDDAFYTLVREIRKHKEKMSKEGKKKKKKSKTKCILM